One part of the Prochlorococcus marinus str. MIT 9313 genome encodes these proteins:
- a CDS encoding GNAT family N-acetyltransferase produces the protein MKLLRSNKITLRPIIRSDINEKYVSWLNDPNVNCFLETRFSVQTLDTVLRYWSEHNGDSLSPWWAICRVDEHHRHIGNIKLGPIHPIHSKADISLFIGDRNSWGFGFATQAITLVRDHAFNDLLIHKISAGIYSNNIASIRAFEKCNFTLEATLKHEAILSGSLRVDVLRYGLINPRFM, from the coding sequence ATGAAATTATTACGGTCAAACAAAATTACGCTTCGTCCAATTATTAGGAGTGATATTAATGAAAAGTATGTGTCATGGCTTAATGACCCAAATGTAAATTGTTTTCTTGAGACGCGCTTTTCTGTCCAAACTCTTGATACTGTTTTAAGATATTGGTCTGAGCATAATGGAGACTCTTTAAGTCCATGGTGGGCTATTTGTAGAGTTGATGAGCATCATCGACATATCGGTAATATAAAACTCGGACCTATACACCCTATTCATTCTAAGGCAGATATCAGTTTGTTCATTGGCGATCGCAATTCCTGGGGTTTTGGTTTTGCAACACAGGCTATAACTTTGGTTCGTGATCACGCTTTTAATGATCTCCTTATTCACAAGATTTCTGCTGGAATATATTCAAATAATATCGCTAGCATAAGGGCCTTTGAAAAATGTAACTTTACCCTCGAAGCTACTCTTAAGCACGAAGCCATTCTTTCCGGATCTCTTAGAGTAGATGTTCTTCGTTATGGATTAATTAACCCAAGGTTTATGTAA
- the pseG gene encoding UDP-2,4-diacetamido-2,4,6-trideoxy-beta-L-altropyranose hydrolase, with protein MTVLFRCDASLIIGSGHVMRCLTLAREFTAYGESCYFFTRTQRGDLFSHIRRQVNLVPLSLIPDQSHFSSAESAYSDWLGCSQDQDALDTINAFKVANLTSIRLVVIDHYSLDKIWHDLFRHHLSLLGFNVPFLIIDDLANRPLYADFLLDQNRIQSTSSDNPYLSLVPSHCKFFFGPYYALIGESFRKLKPLLPPRKSPLQRLLIFFGASDIHNFTELALKAILDPHQYSFKIDVVIGNSNPHRNRIIDFVSNYPHIHIHDPLPCLSGLMAQADLAIGAGGVTSWERACLSLPSLVFCIASNQSYVVQQLSASGAAIRIGEFNNFNPQLLRDILNKFLSDPNLLQQYSEAASSLTDGWGTPRIHGALFPERLKPLYIRPALSSDVFLWFHWANDLASRQASFSSDTISLETHKSWFQNKLSDPFSFLFVAHSLDGLPIAYIRFESKERLDTNNTFYISIALDTAFRGHGLAFDVLDSGISFFVSKYSNSPTLIAEIKSNNYASQRLFYKAGFVSTTPERPGSLCLSKFVQI; from the coding sequence TTGACTGTACTTTTTCGCTGTGATGCCAGTCTTATTATTGGCTCGGGCCATGTAATGAGATGCTTGACTCTTGCGCGCGAGTTTACAGCATATGGTGAGTCTTGTTATTTTTTTACTCGCACACAGCGCGGGGATCTTTTTTCACACATCAGACGTCAAGTTAACTTAGTCCCACTATCCCTTATTCCTGATCAATCTCACTTTTCTTCGGCTGAGTCGGCATACAGTGACTGGTTAGGTTGTTCCCAAGATCAGGATGCACTTGATACTATTAATGCATTTAAAGTTGCTAATCTTACTTCCATTCGTCTTGTTGTAATAGATCATTACTCACTAGATAAAATCTGGCATGATCTGTTTCGTCATCACTTGTCTTTATTAGGATTCAATGTTCCTTTTCTCATAATTGATGATCTTGCTAATCGTCCACTTTATGCCGATTTTTTACTTGATCAGAATAGGATCCAATCCACCTCAAGTGATAATCCTTACCTAAGTTTAGTCCCTTCTCATTGCAAATTCTTTTTTGGTCCTTACTACGCTCTCATTGGTGAGTCGTTCCGTAAGCTTAAGCCTTTGCTTCCGCCTCGTAAGTCTCCCTTGCAACGACTTCTAATCTTTTTTGGGGCATCTGACATTCATAACTTCACTGAACTAGCTTTGAAAGCAATTTTAGATCCGCATCAATATTCTTTTAAAATTGATGTAGTTATTGGCAATTCTAATCCTCACCGTAACCGTATCATCGATTTTGTTTCCAATTATCCACATATTCATATTCATGATCCCTTGCCATGTTTATCTGGACTTATGGCGCAAGCAGATTTAGCTATTGGTGCAGGAGGTGTTACAAGTTGGGAACGGGCATGCCTCTCTCTTCCTTCACTAGTTTTCTGCATAGCATCTAATCAAAGCTATGTTGTACAACAACTTAGTGCTTCTGGAGCTGCCATTAGAATAGGTGAATTTAATAATTTTAACCCCCAGTTGTTGAGAGACATATTAAATAAATTTCTTTCCGACCCTAACCTTCTACAGCAGTATTCAGAGGCCGCATCTTCCCTTACTGATGGCTGGGGAACACCTAGAATTCATGGCGCTTTATTCCCTGAGCGTCTTAAACCCCTATATATTCGTCCAGCTCTTTCTTCCGATGTATTTCTTTGGTTTCACTGGGCAAATGATTTAGCATCTCGTCAGGCCAGTTTTTCTAGTGATACTATTTCTTTAGAAACTCATAAATCCTGGTTTCAAAATAAACTCTCAGATCCTTTTTCTTTTCTCTTTGTAGCTCATTCTTTAGACGGCCTGCCGATAGCCTATATTAGATTTGAATCTAAAGAACGCTTAGACACGAATAACACATTCTATATATCCATAGCATTAGATACTGCTTTTCGCGGACACGGCCTTGCTTTTGATGTCTTAGATTCTGGCATTTCTTTTTTTGTAAGCAAATATAGTAATTCTCCGACGCTGATCGCTGAAATCAAATCGAATAACTATGCTAGTCAACGCTTATTTTATAAAGCTGGATTCGTGTCAACTACCCCCGAGAGACCTGGCAGTCTCTGTCTTTCTAAATTTGTCCAAATTTAA
- a CDS encoding aldo/keto reductase, with protein MTPVQLSLGTAQFGLDYGVTNRTGQVPEDEVKSILLAAQRSEVRFLDTAQAYGDSESVLGRCLDPDSSFCLISKLPAQTSDPYTSVSVDAWEVSFQQTLIRLGCSKIDSFLLHQPADLLRPDSHFLLSWLSSLRKRSFVRRVGVSVYSSSDLDDLPLDQIQIVQLPLSLYDQRALHDGTISRLNGLGIAVHARSTFLQGLLLTPSEQWPAWIDPDFRLHHSSLEAFAVEHNLTLLSLSLGFVQSCSQLEAAVVGVTTYTELMSLLAVWMSYSTAHPFGDPHCWAWPKGRSLDPRLWPS; from the coding sequence ATGACCCCAGTACAACTTTCTTTAGGTACTGCTCAGTTTGGTCTTGACTATGGAGTTACTAATCGAACAGGTCAAGTCCCCGAAGACGAAGTCAAAAGTATACTATTAGCAGCTCAACGTTCTGAAGTTCGTTTTTTAGATACAGCTCAGGCTTATGGTGATTCAGAATCCGTTCTTGGTCGTTGTTTAGACCCTGATAGCTCATTTTGCTTGATTTCTAAACTACCTGCTCAGACATCTGATCCATATACCTCTGTGTCTGTAGATGCATGGGAAGTTAGTTTTCAACAAACTTTAATTCGTTTAGGTTGTTCCAAAATCGATAGTTTTTTATTACATCAACCTGCTGACCTCTTACGTCCTGATTCTCATTTCTTGCTTAGTTGGTTAAGTAGTCTTCGCAAACGCTCTTTTGTCCGAAGAGTTGGAGTCTCTGTTTATTCTTCTTCAGACCTTGATGATCTTCCCCTTGATCAAATACAGATTGTTCAGCTTCCTTTGTCTTTATATGATCAGCGTGCTTTGCATGATGGAACCATTTCAAGATTAAATGGTCTGGGTATCGCTGTGCATGCTAGGAGTACCTTTTTACAGGGGTTGTTGCTTACACCATCTGAACAATGGCCTGCTTGGATAGATCCTGACTTTCGTTTGCATCATTCATCGCTTGAAGCGTTTGCTGTTGAGCATAATTTAACTTTACTAAGTTTATCTCTGGGCTTTGTACAAAGCTGCTCTCAATTAGAGGCAGCTGTAGTCGGAGTAACAACGTATACTGAGTTAATGTCTCTTCTTGCTGTATGGATGTCATATTCCACTGCTCATCCGTTCGGTGATCCACATTGTTGGGCTTGGCCAAAAGGTCGTAGTCTTGACCCGCGTCTTTGGCCTTCCTGA
- a CDS encoding cytidylyltransferase domain-containing protein has product MFSLFLDVRIEGSSFALNLNINTIAILQARTSSSRLPGKVLLPIIGKPMILHQLDRVIRCSSIDKLVVATSVDSSDDKLANTIQSAGFCVFRGDLNDVLKRFADCISLYGGSTIVRLTGDCPLHDPAIIDEILEAYYLSPCNYLSNSSDPSNLSVPDGFDVEVFDSESLNLASINAHLPSEREHVTPWMRRSDTPCQAQHYIHKNPVPFYRLTVDDHLDFELVSKIISELYPTNPNFDLKSIIDFLSKNPTLANTNINTLRNEGYVRSLSND; this is encoded by the coding sequence TTGTTTTCTCTTTTTCTAGATGTTAGAATTGAAGGATCCAGTTTTGCTTTAAACTTGAACATTAATACTATTGCCATTTTGCAGGCTCGTACTAGCTCTAGTCGTTTGCCCGGCAAGGTTTTGCTACCTATTATCGGCAAGCCTATGATTCTGCATCAACTTGATCGGGTTATTCGCTGTTCTTCCATTGATAAATTAGTCGTAGCCACATCCGTAGATTCAAGTGATGACAAACTCGCCAATACTATTCAATCCGCTGGGTTTTGTGTTTTTCGCGGCGACTTAAATGATGTTCTAAAGCGCTTTGCTGATTGTATATCTTTATATGGTGGCAGTACTATAGTTCGTTTGACTGGTGATTGCCCATTGCATGATCCTGCTATTATTGATGAAATTCTTGAAGCGTATTACCTTTCACCTTGTAACTATCTAAGTAATTCTTCTGATCCTTCTAATCTGTCTGTTCCTGATGGATTTGATGTGGAAGTATTTGATTCAGAATCGCTCAACCTAGCCTCTATTAATGCTCACCTGCCTTCTGAGCGAGAACATGTAACCCCATGGATGCGTCGGTCCGATACCCCTTGTCAAGCTCAGCATTACATCCATAAGAACCCAGTTCCTTTTTACCGACTTACAGTGGATGATCATCTTGATTTTGAACTTGTCAGCAAGATCATTTCGGAACTCTATCCAACTAACCCTAATTTTGATTTAAAATCTATTATTGACTTCTTGTCCAAGAACCCAACTCTTGCCAATACCAATATTAATACATTGCGTAATGAAGGCTACGTTCGTTCACTAAGCAACGATTAG
- the pseC gene encoding UDP-4-amino-4,6-dideoxy-N-acetyl-beta-L-altrosamine transaminase, whose amino-acid sequence MSNLDPLPYGKQSITPDDVAAVTEVLQSPFLTQGPVLPVFEQALSNYTKSQYSIAVNSATSALHIACLALGVEPGDRIWTSPITFVASANCGRYCGAKVEFVDIDPRTALLDTDLLKKKLIAADRDGALPKVIIPVHLTGTSCDMALIGELADLFGVHIIEDASHAIGAYYMDMPVGNCRFSSISVFSFHPVKIITTAEGGLATTNDPILAERMYLLRSHGIERNPEKFELQSPGPWYYEQHGLGFNYRLTELQAALGLSQLKRLDLIVDERNRLLDNYKCLLKDLPITFLEIPSSCRSSVHLAVILLETINPLNHRRVFEGLRSASIGVQLHYSPVHLQPYYRSLGWKMDDFPFAESYASRAISLPLFPGLTEDDQQRVADALRTLL is encoded by the coding sequence ATGAGTAATCTTGACCCACTTCCTTACGGTAAGCAATCAATAACGCCTGATGATGTTGCAGCAGTTACAGAAGTTCTTCAAAGCCCTTTTTTAACGCAAGGACCAGTTCTTCCTGTCTTCGAGCAGGCATTATCTAATTACACAAAATCGCAATATTCTATAGCTGTTAATTCAGCAACAAGTGCACTTCACATTGCCTGTCTAGCTCTTGGTGTGGAGCCTGGTGATCGTATCTGGACCTCTCCAATTACATTTGTCGCTTCAGCCAATTGTGGTCGATATTGTGGAGCAAAAGTTGAATTTGTAGATATCGATCCTCGTACTGCTCTTCTCGATACTGATCTATTAAAGAAGAAATTAATAGCTGCTGATCGAGATGGAGCACTCCCAAAAGTTATTATTCCGGTACATCTCACTGGAACTAGTTGTGATATGGCTTTGATCGGTGAATTAGCTGATTTATTTGGCGTTCATATTATTGAAGATGCTAGTCATGCTATTGGTGCTTATTATATGGATATGCCAGTTGGAAATTGTCGTTTTAGTTCCATTTCTGTATTTAGCTTTCATCCTGTGAAAATAATTACTACGGCTGAAGGAGGTCTGGCTACAACGAATGATCCTATATTGGCTGAACGAATGTATCTTTTACGCAGTCATGGTATTGAGCGAAATCCTGAAAAGTTCGAGCTGCAAAGTCCTGGTCCTTGGTATTATGAGCAGCATGGTCTTGGTTTTAATTATCGTTTAACGGAATTGCAGGCAGCGCTTGGATTAAGTCAATTAAAGCGTCTTGATTTAATTGTTGATGAACGCAATCGTCTGCTCGATAACTATAAATGTCTCTTAAAAGACCTTCCCATAACGTTTTTAGAAATACCTTCTTCTTGTAGGTCAAGTGTACATTTGGCTGTGATTCTTCTTGAAACCATAAATCCCCTTAATCACAGACGTGTTTTTGAGGGACTCCGTTCTGCAAGTATAGGTGTTCAGCTTCATTATAGCCCAGTTCATTTGCAGCCTTATTATAGAAGTCTTGGCTGGAAAATGGACGACTTCCCTTTTGCTGAGAGTTATGCATCTAGAGCTATTAGCCTTCCTTTGTTCCCAGGTCTCACAGAGGATGATCAGCAAAGAGTTGCTGATGCCTTGAGAACTTTGTTATGA
- a CDS encoding aminotransferase class III-fold pyridoxal phosphate-dependent enzyme: MLEEALNLIPLASQTFSKSVSQLPRGVSPLFVDRADGARFWDVDGHSFIDLTNGLACVTLGYRHPAVDEAVRSQLQSGVSFSLPHKLELQVAKLIIEMVPCAEMVRFAKNGTDATSGAIRLARHCTKRDRIALCGYHGWQDWSIGTTSRNGGVPKGVSDLSHTFIYNDIDSLKNLLNRYPDEFAAVILEPMNITWPEPGFLETIKSIAHQHGALLIFDETITGFRFSNGGAQELFGVIPDLSTFGKGLANGFPLSALVGRSSFMKEISNIFFSGTFGGETLSLAAANAVLLQLLNNNVTDKLSSIGSQIADGVNHLINHYSLSHVFSLSGHPSWKIWSINDHYDATAWEIRTFLFQELYARGMFTIGSHNISLAHLDFVDEILDTYSQVLSLLSSSLTTKGGVRHSLRCKPIEPLFRVR, from the coding sequence TTGCTTGAAGAAGCTCTAAACCTTATTCCACTGGCTAGTCAAACCTTTAGTAAGAGTGTTTCTCAGCTTCCTAGAGGTGTCAGTCCCTTATTTGTCGATCGTGCTGACGGCGCACGTTTTTGGGATGTTGATGGCCATTCTTTTATTGATTTAACAAATGGCTTAGCTTGTGTCACTTTAGGCTATCGACACCCTGCTGTAGATGAAGCTGTTAGATCTCAGTTACAAAGCGGCGTAAGTTTTTCATTGCCTCACAAATTAGAATTGCAGGTTGCAAAATTAATTATAGAAATGGTTCCATGTGCCGAAATGGTTCGTTTCGCCAAGAATGGTACTGATGCCACAAGCGGAGCAATTCGTTTGGCAAGACATTGTACGAAACGTGATCGTATCGCGCTTTGTGGTTATCATGGTTGGCAAGATTGGAGCATTGGAACTACTTCCCGTAATGGAGGTGTTCCTAAAGGTGTAAGTGATCTCAGTCATACTTTCATATATAACGACATAGATTCTCTCAAAAATCTCTTGAATCGTTACCCTGATGAATTTGCCGCTGTTATATTAGAGCCTATGAATATTACATGGCCAGAACCTGGTTTTCTTGAAACCATAAAATCTATTGCACATCAACATGGTGCTCTACTCATTTTCGACGAAACCATTACTGGTTTTCGTTTCTCCAACGGCGGTGCTCAAGAACTATTTGGTGTTATTCCTGATCTTTCAACTTTTGGAAAGGGCCTTGCAAATGGCTTCCCCCTTTCAGCTCTCGTAGGACGTTCTTCGTTTATGAAAGAGATCTCCAATATATTTTTTAGCGGGACCTTTGGTGGGGAAACGCTTTCCCTAGCAGCAGCAAATGCTGTTCTTTTGCAACTGCTTAATAACAATGTCACGGATAAACTATCCTCTATTGGTTCACAAATTGCGGATGGAGTCAACCACTTAATCAATCACTACTCCCTTTCTCATGTTTTTAGTTTGTCGGGACATCCGAGTTGGAAAATATGGTCCATCAATGACCATTATGACGCTACGGCGTGGGAAATTAGAACATTTCTTTTTCAAGAACTCTATGCTCGAGGAATGTTCACCATCGGCTCCCATAATATTTCACTTGCTCATTTGGACTTTGTGGATGAAATTCTGGATACTTATTCACAAGTATTATCTCTTTTATCGTCTTCTTTGACTACGAAAGGAGGAGTTCGTCATAGTTTACGTTGCAAACCAATAGAGCCTCTGTTTAGGGTCCGATAA
- the hisH gene encoding imidazole glycerol phosphate synthase subunit HisH, translated as MTACVLIVDAGLGNIGSVVAAYDRLGVRNFRIRKPPSDIACYTHLILPGVGSFSAGMDSLNSLGWSDWLKDVWLPTGRPLLGICLGMQLLASRGFEGSDSGNSIPGLDLISGKIVLMSPSQNLALPHVGWNSVYWSNTITPLSVDINSGCDFYFVHSYTFRCDDDSNCLATSNYGSQFSAVVSDISRNVWGMQFHPEKSQKLGKCLLQNFIALNPC; from the coding sequence ATGACCGCTTGCGTACTTATTGTTGATGCAGGCCTAGGGAATATAGGTTCCGTTGTTGCAGCATACGATCGTCTTGGTGTACGCAATTTTCGTATTCGCAAACCTCCTTCAGATATTGCTTGCTACACCCATTTGATTCTCCCTGGTGTAGGTTCATTCTCTGCTGGAATGGACTCACTTAACAGTTTAGGTTGGTCAGATTGGTTGAAAGATGTTTGGCTTCCAACAGGACGTCCCTTACTTGGCATCTGCCTTGGTATGCAACTTCTTGCCTCTAGAGGTTTTGAAGGCTCTGATTCAGGTAATTCAATCCCCGGACTCGATCTTATCTCAGGTAAAATCGTACTTATGTCCCCTAGTCAAAATTTGGCGCTTCCCCACGTTGGCTGGAATTCGGTGTATTGGTCAAACACAATAACCCCACTTTCAGTAGACATAAATTCTGGCTGTGATTTTTATTTTGTTCATAGTTACACATTCCGTTGTGATGATGATTCAAACTGCCTTGCTACCTCTAATTATGGTTCACAATTTTCCGCTGTTGTTTCAGACATTAGTCGTAATGTATGGGGTATGCAGTTTCATCCAGAAAAAAGTCAAAAGTTGGGTAAGTGTCTCCTTCAAAATTTCATTGCTCTTAATCCATGCTGA
- a CDS encoding HisA/HisF-related TIM barrel protein gives MLKKRLIPKLQFSIKPSYRGPKPVLVITRQFDSKRAIGDPVSQAKIYEAQLADELVLVDLEGTSDSWPILLDTLSNMSESLATPLSVGGGITSFEQVQQLLDRGADKVVLNSGAVNNPQLIDLVANSYGSQCVVISIDIRKESDLSRHVYIDGGSTATDWSLFSWANDCASRGAGELLITSIDNDGTGTGLDLDSIRQLRYEVNLPLIASGGCGLAQHFVAGYEVGASAVAAGTFFSQRDQNPMQCRSHIRNAGLPIRLEQ, from the coding sequence ATGCTGAAAAAACGCCTTATACCAAAGCTTCAGTTCTCGATTAAGCCAAGTTATCGTGGCCCAAAACCTGTCCTAGTCATTACCCGTCAATTTGACTCAAAGAGGGCTATCGGCGACCCTGTCTCGCAGGCCAAGATATATGAAGCTCAGCTCGCCGACGAACTCGTTCTTGTAGATTTAGAAGGAACTTCTGATAGCTGGCCAATTTTACTTGACACGCTTTCGAATATGTCTGAATCACTTGCAACTCCACTTTCTGTAGGTGGTGGTATAACATCTTTCGAGCAAGTTCAGCAATTATTAGATCGAGGAGCAGATAAGGTTGTCCTCAACTCTGGAGCTGTTAATAATCCCCAGCTAATAGACCTTGTAGCTAATTCATATGGCTCCCAATGTGTAGTTATTAGTATTGATATTCGCAAGGAGTCTGATCTAAGTAGACACGTATATATAGATGGTGGCTCTACAGCTACTGATTGGAGTTTATTTTCATGGGCAAATGATTGCGCTTCCAGAGGTGCTGGTGAACTATTGATTACTTCTATCGACAACGATGGTACTGGTACCGGACTTGATTTAGATTCTATTAGGCAACTCAGATACGAAGTCAATTTGCCACTTATTGCTTCTGGAGGATGTGGCTTGGCTCAGCATTTTGTTGCTGGTTATGAGGTAGGAGCCTCTGCTGTTGCAGCTGGAACCTTCTTCTCGCAACGTGATCAGAATCCTATGCAGTGCCGTTCTCATATTCGTAATGCGGGCCTTCCAATTAGACTAGAGCAATGA
- the pseI gene encoding pseudaminic acid synthase, which produces MTNPLDFNIANRSIGVTKPPFIIAEMSGNHNQSLDRAFSIVEAAAHSGAHAIKLQTYTADSITLNVRGGDFEITDKSSLWYGNNLHQLYSHASTPWEWHEPIFNHAKDCGLICFSSPFDEKAVDFLESLDTPAYKIASFENCHLPLIKKVAQTGKPLIISTGLASIAELDEAVKAARSAGCKDLALLKCTSSYPASPHNTNIRTIPHLASLFSCHTGLSDHTLGLGVSVASVPLGACIIEKHFCLSREDGGVDSAFSLEPSEFRDLVDNVERAWQSLGSIHYGPTDSEIKSLCFRRSIFISEDVSQGQILDESNLKIVRPNSGLHPRFYEIVLGRRAARSLSKGTPLSFDMVVD; this is translated from the coding sequence ATGACTAATCCTCTTGATTTTAATATCGCTAATCGAAGTATAGGCGTTACTAAACCACCATTCATTATTGCTGAGATGAGTGGTAATCATAATCAAAGCTTAGATCGAGCTTTTTCAATTGTTGAAGCCGCTGCGCATTCTGGTGCTCATGCAATCAAACTTCAAACATATACTGCTGACTCTATTACACTTAATGTTAGAGGTGGAGATTTTGAAATAACTGATAAAAGTAGCCTCTGGTATGGGAATAATCTTCATCAACTTTACAGTCATGCTTCTACTCCTTGGGAGTGGCATGAACCAATATTCAACCACGCTAAAGACTGTGGATTAATCTGTTTTAGTTCACCTTTTGACGAGAAAGCTGTTGATTTTCTAGAGAGCCTGGATACTCCTGCATACAAAATTGCTAGTTTTGAAAATTGTCACCTACCTCTTATTAAAAAAGTTGCTCAAACTGGTAAACCACTGATCATTTCTACTGGGCTTGCCTCAATTGCAGAGTTAGACGAAGCTGTTAAGGCAGCTCGTTCAGCTGGATGTAAAGACCTGGCCCTTCTCAAATGTACAAGCTCTTACCCAGCAAGTCCCCATAACACTAATATTCGTACGATTCCACACCTTGCATCACTATTTTCGTGCCATACGGGACTTTCTGACCATACCCTTGGCTTAGGTGTATCTGTTGCTTCAGTACCACTTGGTGCTTGCATTATTGAAAAGCACTTTTGTCTATCTCGAGAAGACGGAGGTGTTGACAGTGCTTTTTCCTTAGAACCATCCGAGTTCCGAGATCTTGTCGACAATGTAGAACGAGCATGGCAATCACTCGGTTCTATCCACTATGGTCCAACTGATAGTGAAATTAAATCCCTATGTTTCCGACGATCAATATTTATTTCTGAGGACGTGTCTCAGGGTCAAATCCTAGACGAATCTAATTTAAAAATAGTTCGTCCAAACTCTGGTTTGCACCCACGTTTTTATGAAATCGTTTTAGGACGTCGAGCAGCACGTTCTTTGTCCAAGGGAACACCTCTTTCATTTGATATGGTAGTCGACTGA
- a CDS encoding N-acetyl sugar amidotransferase codes for MTAPFSTQLKRCTTCLLPETHETLVLDSEGVCNICRAQEVKAEINWEERLVHLDKLVAEYRGNYRYDCLIPFSGGKDSTWTLYYLMNRYPGIKPLVVRFNHGFLRPNLRANCDRVFRKLGVDVHDFSPSWKVVQRLMLQSFLEKGDFCWHCHTGIFAYPMQVAIKEQVPLIFWGEPSAEYTAYYNYDQAEEVDEERFNRYVNLGISAEDMLVRLDGYLDERDVEPFRYPPLKELRQLGYRSVCLGSYIPWDVKMQVGKIREELGWKGDLVENVPEDFNYEKIECWMQGVRDYIKYIKRGYTRPTHLAAIDLRNNRISKEEAKAMITQFEGRRPPSLDLFLDYVGLDEEQFYTIAMGHQVSPWQFDPDSIKSGPKTPDFEDWLRGDGLDLVDAEDQLGRWADSCSSCSSSSSCSGG; via the coding sequence ATGACTGCTCCTTTCTCTACCCAGCTGAAACGCTGCACAACTTGTCTACTCCCAGAAACACATGAGACCCTTGTTCTTGATTCCGAGGGAGTTTGTAATATTTGTAGAGCTCAGGAAGTTAAAGCAGAAATTAACTGGGAAGAGCGCCTAGTTCATCTTGACAAATTAGTTGCCGAGTATCGTGGAAATTATCGATATGACTGTCTAATTCCTTTTAGTGGTGGTAAAGACAGCACTTGGACTCTCTATTACCTTATGAATCGCTATCCAGGCATTAAGCCTTTGGTAGTTCGTTTTAATCATGGTTTTTTACGACCGAATCTTCGCGCTAATTGCGATCGGGTCTTTCGAAAGTTAGGTGTTGATGTACATGACTTCTCACCTAGTTGGAAAGTTGTTCAGCGTTTAATGCTCCAATCTTTTCTTGAAAAAGGAGATTTTTGCTGGCATTGCCATACTGGTATATTTGCTTATCCAATGCAAGTAGCTATTAAGGAGCAGGTACCTCTTATCTTTTGGGGCGAACCATCAGCAGAATACACTGCATATTACAATTATGATCAAGCTGAGGAAGTTGACGAAGAGCGTTTTAACCGATACGTAAATCTTGGCATTTCTGCTGAAGATATGCTTGTTCGATTGGATGGCTATTTGGACGAGCGTGATGTCGAACCTTTTCGTTATCCACCACTCAAGGAATTACGCCAGTTAGGTTACCGTTCTGTATGTCTCGGTAGTTATATCCCTTGGGATGTAAAAATGCAAGTCGGGAAAATTCGTGAAGAGCTGGGATGGAAGGGAGACCTTGTCGAAAATGTACCTGAAGACTTTAATTACGAAAAGATTGAATGCTGGATGCAGGGTGTTCGCGATTATATAAAATATATTAAGCGTGGCTATACTCGACCTACCCATCTTGCAGCTATCGACTTACGTAATAATAGAATTAGTAAGGAGGAAGCAAAAGCTATGATTACTCAATTTGAAGGTCGCCGCCCCCCTAGTCTTGACCTTTTCCTTGACTATGTTGGTTTAGATGAAGAACAGTTTTATACAATAGCTATGGGTCACCAAGTATCTCCTTGGCAATTTGATCCTGATTCGATTAAGTCTGGCCCTAAAACGCCTGACTTTGAAGATTGGCTCAGAGGTGACGGACTAGATCTTGTTGATGCTGAAGACCAACTTGGTCGATGGGCTGATTCATGTTCAAGCTGTTCTTCATCATCTAGTTGTTCAGGCGGTTAA